A DNA window from Massilia putida contains the following coding sequences:
- a CDS encoding CapA family protein, translated as MTDVAADLRLMFGGDAMLGRHVRDVMRKDGIHAPLDAVSPLLRAADLAIVNLECALTDSAAHWHGAPKAYYFGALPESGQALFDAGIRLVSLANNHSLDFDVQGLADTMRILDAHGIAHTGAGPDLAWAQSPAVVPCGDVLVGMAAFCDHQDDFAATDDHPGIAWLNLHDEAAAIDAFARALAPLRASGVRWPILSLHWGPNMVTAPSAHLRRLAHAAIDVGWKIVYGHSAHIFHGIELYRGWPILYAAGDLVDDYAVDAILRNDHQLLFEVRLGEDALRRIVLHPVFIRHGRAVPADHTQRTWIYTRMQALCRDLGTKARLDGDVLVIEPDATPPHE; from the coding sequence GTGACTGACGTGGCCGCCGACCTGCGCCTCATGTTCGGCGGCGACGCCATGCTGGGCCGCCACGTGCGCGACGTCATGCGGAAAGATGGCATCCACGCGCCGCTGGACGCCGTCTCCCCCCTGCTGCGCGCGGCCGACCTCGCCATCGTCAACCTGGAGTGCGCGCTCACTGACAGCGCGGCGCACTGGCACGGCGCCCCCAAGGCCTATTATTTCGGCGCCCTGCCCGAATCCGGCCAGGCCCTGTTCGATGCCGGCATCCGGCTCGTCAGCCTGGCGAACAACCACAGCCTCGACTTCGACGTGCAGGGCCTGGCCGACACCATGCGCATCCTGGACGCGCACGGCATCGCCCACACGGGCGCCGGCCCCGACCTCGCATGGGCGCAGTCGCCGGCTGTCGTGCCCTGCGGCGATGTCCTGGTCGGCATGGCGGCGTTCTGCGACCACCAGGACGATTTCGCCGCCACGGATGATCACCCCGGCATCGCCTGGCTGAACCTGCACGACGAGGCAGCCGCCATCGACGCCTTCGCGCGCGCGCTCGCGCCCCTGCGCGCGAGCGGCGTGCGCTGGCCGATCCTGTCGCTGCACTGGGGACCGAACATGGTGACGGCGCCAAGCGCACACCTGCGCCGCCTGGCGCACGCCGCAATCGACGTCGGCTGGAAGATCGTCTACGGTCACAGCGCCCACATCTTCCACGGCATCGAGCTGTACCGGGGCTGGCCGATCTTGTACGCGGCCGGCGACCTCGTCGACGACTACGCCGTCGATGCCATTCTGCGCAACGATCATCAATTGCTGTTCGAGGTCCGCCTGGGCGAGGACGCCCTCAGGCGCATCGTGCTGCATCCCGTGTTCATCCGCCACGGCCGCGCGGTCCCGGCCGACCATACGCAGCGCACGTGGATCTATACGCGCATGCAGGCCCTGTGCCGCGACCTCGGAACAAAGGCGCGGCTGGACGGCGATGTACTCGTCATCGAGCCGGACGCGACGCCGCCGCACGAATGA
- the mlaE gene encoding lipid asymmetry maintenance ABC transporter permease subunit MlaE has translation MTNILGFIGGFVLDTLARIGFVTRSFGGLAAKSPGALRRPTLISEQIHFIGNYSLLIITVSGLFVGMVLGLQGYYTLSQFGAEEKLGQLVALSLLRELGPVVTALLFAGRAGTSLTAEIGLMKAGEQLTAMEMMAVNPIQRVLAPRFWAGLIAMPVLAAVFSAIGVIGGYLVGVQLIGVDEGAFWSQMQANIDVRRDIMNGVIKSFVFGIAVTFTALFQGYEAQPTPEGVSRATTRTVVIASLMVLGLDFIMTALMFNK, from the coding sequence ATGACCAATATTCTTGGTTTCATTGGTGGTTTCGTCCTCGACACGCTGGCCCGCATCGGCTTCGTCACGCGCTCGTTCGGCGGCCTGGCCGCCAAGTCGCCGGGCGCGCTGCGCCGTCCCACGCTGATCTCGGAACAGATCCACTTCATCGGCAATTACTCTCTGCTGATCATCACCGTGTCCGGCCTGTTCGTCGGCATGGTGCTGGGCCTGCAGGGGTATTACACGCTGAGCCAGTTCGGCGCCGAAGAAAAGCTCGGCCAGCTGGTGGCGTTGTCGCTGCTGCGCGAACTGGGGCCGGTGGTCACGGCGCTGCTGTTCGCGGGCCGCGCGGGCACGTCGCTGACGGCGGAAATCGGCCTCATGAAGGCCGGCGAGCAATTGACCGCGATGGAAATGATGGCCGTCAACCCAATCCAGCGCGTGCTGGCGCCCCGTTTCTGGGCCGGCCTGATCGCCATGCCGGTGCTGGCCGCCGTGTTCTCCGCCATCGGCGTGATCGGCGGCTACCTGGTCGGCGTGCAGCTGATCGGCGTGGACGAGGGCGCGTTCTGGTCGCAGATGCAGGCGAACATCGACGTGCGCCGCGACATCATGAATGGCGTCATCAAGAGTTTTGTGTTCGGCATCGCCGTGACTTTCACGGCGCTGTTCCAGGGCTATGAAGCGCAGCCGACGCCGGAAGGCGTATCGCGCGCCACCACGCGGACTGTCGTGATCGCGTCGCTGATGGTGCTGGGGCTGGACTTCATCATGACCGCCTTGATGTTTAATAAATAG
- the mlaD gene encoding outer membrane lipid asymmetry maintenance protein MlaD, whose translation MHRKSIDVWVGLFVLLGALSLLFLALKAGNMSTISFSKTYSITGKFDNIGGLKPQSPVKSAGVVVGRVGDISFDDKSFQAIVRLDLNPAYKFPKDSSLKILTSGLLGEQYVGIEAGGDTNNLVQGDRITRTQSAAVLEDLINQFIYSKAAEGKDSSK comes from the coding sequence ATGCATCGTAAATCCATTGACGTCTGGGTCGGCCTTTTTGTCCTGTTGGGTGCGTTATCGCTCCTTTTCCTGGCACTCAAAGCCGGTAACATGAGCACGATCTCGTTCAGCAAGACGTACTCGATCACGGGCAAGTTCGACAACATCGGCGGCCTGAAGCCGCAATCGCCCGTCAAGAGCGCGGGCGTGGTCGTGGGCCGCGTGGGTGACATCTCGTTCGACGACAAGAGCTTCCAGGCCATCGTTCGCCTGGATCTGAATCCTGCTTATAAGTTCCCGAAAGACAGCTCCCTGAAGATCCTGACTTCGGGCCTGTTGGGTGAGCAATACGTCGGCATCGAGGCCGGCGGCGATACGAACAACCTCGTCCAGGGCGACCGCATCACCCGGACGCAATCGGCCGCCGTGCTCGAAGATTTGATTAATCAATTTATTTACAGCAAGGCAGCCGAAGGAAAGGACAGTAGCAAATGA
- a CDS encoding BolA family protein has product MVTTPELIHGYIQKGLECTHLEVEGDGQHFSAVIVSPAFAGKSRIQRHQIVYAALGDRMREEIHALSMKTLAPDEYQG; this is encoded by the coding sequence ATGGTTACTACACCCGAACTCATCCACGGCTACATCCAAAAGGGCCTGGAGTGCACCCACCTCGAAGTGGAGGGCGACGGCCAGCATTTCAGCGCCGTCATCGTCTCGCCCGCGTTCGCCGGCAAGAGCCGCATCCAGCGCCACCAGATCGTCTACGCCGCGTTGGGCGACCGCATGCGCGAGGAAATCCACGCGCTGTCGATGAAGACGCTGGCCCCCGACGAGTACCAAGGATAA
- a CDS encoding STAS domain-containing protein: MAEANPMLSLEALTFGNAQAALAQGCAAVTAGETVFDLGGVKAADSSALALMLAWQRRAQGQGRSLKFINVPANVDALAKLYGVDGLLGRI, translated from the coding sequence ATGGCGGAAGCGAACCCCATGCTCTCGCTCGAAGCCCTGACGTTCGGCAACGCCCAAGCGGCGCTGGCGCAGGGCTGCGCGGCCGTGACCGCCGGCGAAACCGTGTTCGACCTCGGCGGCGTCAAGGCCGCCGATTCCTCGGCCCTGGCCCTGATGCTGGCCTGGCAGCGCCGCGCGCAAGGGCAGGGGCGCAGCCTCAAGTTCATCAATGTGCCGGCCAACGTGGATGCGTTGGCAAAGTTGTACGGCGTCGACGGGTTGTTAGGCCGCATCTAA
- the murA gene encoding UDP-N-acetylglucosamine 1-carboxyvinyltransferase, which produces MDKLQIVGGKRLNGDIPISGAKNAALPILCAGLLTSGDLRLSNVPRLHDVRTMLRLLEQTGLKVTQDDENVVLNGSAIDTLVAPYELVKTMRASILVLGPMLARFGEAKVSLPGGCAIGSRPVDQHIKGLRAMGADITIEGGYIHAKAARLKGARIHTDMITVTGTENLLMAATLAEGETVLENAAREPEVTDLANMLVAMGAKIEGIGTDRLVVQGVDSLHGTAHSVISDRIEAATFLCAVAATGGDIRITRTRTDIFDVAIDKLREMGVQLTVEGDSIRARMDARPQPVSFRTTEYPGFPTDMQAQFMAVNTIANGPSRVTETIFENRFMHVQEMNRLGAQISTEGNTAFIKGVDRLVGAPVMATDLRASASLVIAGLAAEGTTLVDRIYHLDRGYDRMEAKLSAVGADIVRIK; this is translated from the coding sequence ATGGACAAGCTCCAGATCGTCGGCGGCAAGCGCCTGAACGGTGACATCCCCATCTCGGGCGCCAAGAACGCGGCGCTTCCGATCCTGTGCGCGGGCTTGCTGACGTCCGGCGACCTGCGCCTGTCGAACGTGCCGCGCCTGCACGACGTGCGCACGATGCTGCGCCTGCTCGAGCAGACCGGGTTGAAAGTCACGCAGGACGACGAGAACGTCGTGCTGAACGGATCCGCCATCGACACCCTCGTCGCACCGTACGAACTGGTGAAGACGATGCGCGCGTCGATCCTCGTGCTGGGCCCGATGCTGGCGCGCTTCGGCGAAGCCAAGGTGTCGCTGCCGGGCGGCTGCGCGATCGGTTCGCGTCCCGTCGACCAGCACATCAAGGGCCTGCGCGCGATGGGCGCCGACATCACGATCGAAGGCGGCTACATCCACGCGAAAGCCGCCCGCCTGAAGGGCGCCCGCATCCACACGGACATGATCACGGTGACGGGCACGGAGAACCTCTTGATGGCCGCCACGCTGGCCGAGGGCGAGACGGTCCTGGAAAACGCCGCGCGCGAGCCGGAAGTGACCGACCTCGCGAACATGCTCGTCGCGATGGGCGCGAAGATCGAGGGCATCGGGACCGACCGCCTCGTGGTCCAGGGCGTGGACAGCCTGCACGGCACCGCGCACTCGGTGATCTCGGACCGCATCGAAGCGGCCACGTTCCTGTGCGCCGTCGCGGCGACGGGCGGCGACATCCGCATCACCCGCACCCGCACCGACATCTTCGACGTGGCCATCGACAAGCTGCGCGAGATGGGCGTCCAGCTGACCGTGGAAGGCGATTCGATCCGCGCGCGCATGGACGCCAGGCCGCAGCCGGTCTCGTTCCGCACCACGGAATACCCGGGCTTCCCGACCGATATGCAGGCGCAGTTCATGGCCGTGAACACGATCGCGAACGGCCCGAGCCGCGTCACCGAAACCATTTTCGAGAACCGCTTCATGCACGTGCAGGAAATGAACCGCCTGGGCGCGCAGATCTCCACCGAGGGCAACACGGCCTTCATCAAGGGCGTCGACCGCCTCGTCGGCGCGCCCGTGATGGCGACCGACCTGCGCGCCTCGGCCTCGCTCGTGATCGCCGGCCTGGCCGCCGAGGGCACGACCCTCGTCGACCGCATCTATCACCTGGATCGCGGGTATGACCGGATGGAGGCGAAGTTGTCGGCGGTGGGGGCGGATATCGTCCGTATCAAATAA
- a CDS encoding PEP-CTERM sorting domain-containing protein, translating into MKRVTLALALAALAMGSSAYAVVLPVGDTPLSGTTVAANPQLAGPIIADDTVPFSFAAYGGTVSGSVQSRVVRSSVDGTLDFYWRVINDANSAGAITSLRIGNFFVPVYDADYRIDGSGDVAPDVARRFATPNVNFLFGGASGGTLGPGASSKFMFFDTDATNYGRVASYDLTTLENGSISSTFSTFAPVPEPGTFALLAGGMGFLALAKCRRG; encoded by the coding sequence ATGAAACGTGTCACCCTTGCCCTGGCCCTTGCCGCGCTGGCCATGGGCAGCAGCGCCTATGCCGTCGTCCTGCCCGTCGGCGACACCCCGTTGAGCGGCACCACGGTCGCCGCCAATCCGCAACTGGCCGGTCCGATCATCGCGGACGATACGGTGCCCTTCAGCTTCGCCGCGTACGGCGGAACCGTCTCGGGCAGCGTGCAATCGCGCGTGGTGCGCTCGAGCGTCGACGGCACCCTCGACTTTTACTGGCGCGTGATCAACGATGCGAATTCGGCCGGCGCCATCACGAGCCTGCGCATCGGTAATTTTTTCGTCCCCGTGTATGACGCCGACTACCGGATCGACGGCTCCGGCGATGTGGCACCCGACGTCGCCCGCCGCTTCGCCACGCCGAACGTCAATTTCCTGTTCGGCGGCGCGAGCGGCGGGACCCTCGGACCCGGCGCGAGCAGCAAATTCATGTTCTTCGATACCGACGCGACCAACTACGGCCGTGTCGCGTCGTACGACTTGACGACACTGGAAAACGGTTCGATCTCGAGCACATTCTCGACCTTCGCGCCGGTGCCGGAACCGGGCACCTTCGCGCTGCTGGCCGGCGGCATGGGCTTCCTGGCGCTGGCCAAGTGCCGGCGCGGCTGA
- a CDS encoding NAD(P)-dependent oxidoreductase — MDIGYVGLGGMGHAMASNLIDKGHTLRVWNRSPDKAADLVAKGATLVAHPGQAVASDGIVFTMVADDAALDQVVGGPDGIAATLGPGIHVSMSTVSPETTKRLAALHAERGATLIAAPVFGRPVAAASAMLFILCAGDAAARERILPLLGTMGQRVFQLGADPVAASIVKLSGNFMIMGVIEAMAEAATLCEKYGVPRTAMMDVMTQSIFATPLYVNYGNLIAQHHYTNPGFKLSLGFKDANLVLAAARKAYVPMPLASMMHDRFLAALAKDRGELDWTAAALGVSEDAGLAR, encoded by the coding sequence ATGGATATCGGCTATGTAGGGCTGGGCGGCATGGGACATGCCATGGCAAGCAACCTCATCGATAAAGGTCACACGCTGCGCGTCTGGAACCGCTCGCCGGACAAGGCGGCCGATCTCGTCGCGAAAGGGGCGACGCTGGTCGCGCATCCCGGCCAGGCGGTCGCAAGCGACGGCATCGTGTTCACGATGGTGGCGGATGACGCGGCGCTGGACCAGGTCGTCGGCGGGCCGGACGGCATCGCCGCGACGCTGGGGCCGGGCATCCACGTGTCGATGAGCACGGTTTCGCCCGAGACGACGAAACGCCTCGCCGCCCTGCATGCCGAACGCGGCGCCACGCTCATCGCCGCGCCCGTGTTCGGGCGTCCGGTCGCGGCGGCATCCGCCATGCTGTTCATCCTGTGCGCGGGTGACGCCGCCGCGCGCGAAAGAATCCTGCCGCTGCTCGGGACGATGGGCCAGCGCGTGTTCCAGCTCGGCGCCGACCCCGTCGCCGCCAGCATCGTCAAACTGAGCGGCAATTTCATGATCATGGGCGTCATCGAGGCGATGGCGGAAGCGGCGACCTTGTGCGAAAAATACGGCGTGCCGCGCACCGCGATGATGGACGTCATGACGCAATCGATTTTCGCCACGCCGCTGTACGTCAACTACGGCAACCTGATCGCGCAGCACCACTACACCAACCCCGGCTTCAAGCTGTCGTTGGGTTTCAAGGATGCGAACCTTGTGCTGGCGGCCGCGCGCAAGGCATACGTGCCGATGCCGCTGGCCAGCATGATGCACGACCGTTTTCTCGCCGCGCTGGCGAAGGACCGCGGCGAGCTCGATTGGACCGCGGCCGCGCTCGGCGTGTCGGAAGACGCGGGCCTGGCCCGGTGA
- a CDS encoding ABC transporter ATP-binding protein has protein sequence MTAAIQIDSVEKSYKGFKALKGVSLNIEQGEFFGLLGPNGAGKTTLISTIAGLIRPDVGSVRIHGHDVVKDFRAARMKLGVVPQELVFDPFFTVRETLRLQSGYFGLKNNDAWIDEVMENLDLTPKADVNMRALSGGMKRRVLVAQALVHKPPVIVLDEPTAGVDVELRQTLWKFISRLNREGHTVVLTTHYLEEAQAMCQRVAMLKTGNVVALDTMSQLLRRVSGSSLVVHLKHGTLPDGLRHLVAHDEHNGGDTYTLRVNEYSEVEGILARLRESGAEIDEMQLQQADLEDIFIQIMEGESQAGASVR, from the coding sequence ATGACAGCAGCCATCCAGATCGACAGCGTCGAGAAAAGCTATAAGGGCTTCAAAGCCCTGAAGGGCGTTTCACTGAACATCGAACAAGGCGAATTCTTCGGCCTGCTCGGCCCGAACGGCGCCGGCAAGACGACTCTGATTTCGACCATTGCCGGCCTCATCCGCCCGGATGTGGGCAGCGTGCGCATCCACGGCCACGACGTCGTGAAGGATTTCCGCGCAGCGCGCATGAAGCTGGGCGTCGTGCCGCAGGAACTCGTGTTCGACCCGTTCTTCACCGTGCGCGAGACGCTGCGCCTGCAGTCGGGCTACTTCGGCCTTAAGAATAACGATGCATGGATCGACGAGGTCATGGAAAACCTCGACCTCACGCCCAAGGCGGACGTCAATATGCGGGCGCTGTCCGGAGGCATGAAGCGCCGCGTCCTGGTCGCGCAAGCCCTCGTCCATAAACCGCCCGTGATCGTGCTGGACGAACCGACGGCCGGCGTCGACGTCGAACTGCGCCAGACGTTATGGAAATTCATCTCGCGCCTGAACCGCGAGGGCCACACGGTCGTCCTGACGACGCACTACCTGGAAGAAGCGCAGGCCATGTGCCAGCGCGTGGCCATGCTCAAGACGGGCAACGTCGTCGCGCTGGACACCATGTCGCAGCTGCTGCGCCGCGTGTCCGGCTCGTCGCTCGTCGTGCACCTGAAGCACGGGACGCTGCCGGACGGCCTGCGCCACCTCGTCGCGCACGACGAACACAATGGCGGCGACACGTACACGTTGCGCGTCAACGAGTACAGCGAGGTCGAAGGCATCCTCGCGCGCCTGCGCGAATCGGGCGCCGAGATCGACGAGATGCAGCTGCAGCAGGCCGACCTGGAAGACATCTTTATCCAGATCATGGAAGGCGAATCTCAAGCTGGAGCATCCGTACGATGA
- a CDS encoding MlaC/ttg2D family ABC transporter substrate-binding protein, which yields MKPIAKLIVTAAAVALSTSVLVAPARAAIEAPDALVKRVSTDVIDSVKADKDIQAGNTRKIMDLVNTKILPYVDSEKMTAQAAGRFWRQATPEQQKQLAEEFRTLLVYTYAGALSQIKNETIEFKPFRADPADTEVEVKSQVNLTRGEPITLNYRLAKGPQGWKIFDLNVLGAWLVETYKSTFASEISKGGIDGLIKKLHDRNEQLANKPLNKAPQK from the coding sequence ATGAAGCCCATCGCAAAACTGATCGTGACCGCCGCCGCCGTGGCCCTTTCCACCAGCGTCCTGGTGGCGCCGGCCCGTGCCGCCATCGAAGCACCGGACGCACTCGTCAAGCGCGTCTCCACCGACGTCATCGACAGCGTCAAGGCCGACAAGGACATCCAGGCCGGCAATACCCGCAAGATCATGGATCTGGTCAACACCAAGATCCTGCCGTACGTGGATTCGGAAAAGATGACCGCCCAGGCCGCCGGCCGCTTCTGGCGCCAGGCGACGCCGGAGCAGCAGAAGCAGCTGGCGGAAGAATTCCGCACGCTGCTCGTGTACACCTACGCCGGTGCGCTGTCGCAGATCAAGAACGAAACCATCGAGTTCAAACCGTTCCGCGCCGACCCGGCCGACACGGAAGTCGAAGTGAAATCGCAGGTCAACCTGACCCGCGGCGAGCCGATCACCCTGAACTACCGCCTGGCCAAGGGCCCGCAGGGCTGGAAGATCTTCGACTTGAACGTGCTGGGCGCGTGGCTGGTCGAGACCTACAAGAGCACCTTCGCCTCGGAAATCAGCAAGGGCGGCATCGACGGCCTGATCAAGAAGCTGCACGACCGCAACGAGCAGCTGGCCAACAAGCCGCTCAACAAGGCCCCGCAGAAGTAA
- a CDS encoding ABC transporter permease produces the protein MNLFSVGFKTLFFKEILRFWKVATQTIAAPVVSAMLYLLIFGHVLDGRVEMLDGVSYTSFLVPGLVMMSVLQNAFANSSSSLIQSKITGNLVFILLPPLSHVEILSAYVTASVVRGLAVGLGVFVIMAWFAHLSFVAPLWIVVFALLGAGILGTLGVIAGIWAEKFDQLAAFQNFLITPATFLAGVFYSIKKLPPFWLAVSHFNPFFYMIDGFRYGFFGQSDVSPWTSLAIVAVFFVALAAIAINLLRRGYKLRH, from the coding sequence ATGAATCTGTTTTCGGTGGGCTTCAAGACCCTGTTCTTCAAAGAGATCCTGCGTTTCTGGAAGGTCGCGACGCAGACCATCGCCGCGCCCGTCGTCAGCGCGATGCTGTATTTGCTGATCTTCGGCCACGTGCTGGACGGCCGCGTCGAGATGCTGGACGGCGTCAGCTACACGTCCTTCCTCGTCCCCGGCCTGGTGATGATGAGCGTGCTGCAGAACGCGTTCGCCAACTCGTCGTCGTCGCTGATCCAATCGAAAATCACGGGCAACCTCGTGTTCATCCTGCTGCCGCCGCTGTCGCACGTGGAGATTTTGTCCGCGTACGTGACGGCGTCCGTCGTGCGCGGGCTGGCCGTCGGCCTGGGCGTGTTCGTCATCATGGCGTGGTTCGCGCACCTGAGTTTTGTCGCGCCGCTGTGGATCGTCGTGTTCGCGCTGCTGGGCGCGGGCATCCTGGGTACGCTGGGCGTCATCGCCGGCATCTGGGCGGAAAAATTCGACCAGCTGGCCGCGTTCCAGAACTTTTTGATCACGCCTGCAACATTTTTGGCCGGTGTGTTCTATTCCATTAAGAAACTTCCGCCGTTCTGGCTTGCAGTCTCGCATTTCAACCCGTTCTTTTATATGATTGACGGGTTCCGCTATGGTTTCTTTGGCCAGTCCGACGTGTCGCCCTGGACCAGCCTGGCCATCGTCGCCGTCTTCTTCGTGGCCTTGGCCGCTATCGCAATCAATCTGCTTCGTCGCGGCTACAAGCTGCGTCACTGA
- a CDS encoding MlaA family lipoprotein, with product MTNRNDSATPRKARTGLALALGAAVLLSGCATTGNPKDPFEKFNRAMFSFNDTVDRVALKPAATAYKNVTPSFVQTGVNNFFGNLTDLWSSLNNFAQLKGQDGLNDFMRFAVNSTLGLAGVLDIATPAGMRKHNEDLGQTLGYWGVPSGPYLMLPLLGPSTVRDTVALPGDWWGDPWTHVDDVPWRTGGIVLRAVDQRASVLDASNLLEDAALDRYEFIRDGYMQRRTSKVLDTDKAQERADKVHEKLEKVQEKVESKLGVKLGPKPVPEDGADEPAPAPAAGSAPNNPPVPAPVSSEPASK from the coding sequence ATGACGAACCGCAATGACTCCGCCACGCCGCGCAAAGCACGCACCGGCTTGGCGCTGGCACTCGGTGCAGCCGTATTGCTGAGCGGCTGCGCGACGACTGGCAATCCCAAGGACCCGTTCGAGAAGTTCAACCGTGCCATGTTCAGCTTCAATGACACGGTCGACCGCGTCGCCCTGAAGCCGGCCGCCACTGCCTACAAGAACGTCACCCCGAGCTTCGTGCAAACCGGCGTGAACAATTTCTTCGGTAACTTGACGGACCTGTGGAGTTCGCTGAACAATTTCGCCCAGCTCAAGGGGCAGGACGGCTTGAACGATTTCATGCGTTTCGCCGTGAACTCGACCCTGGGCCTCGCCGGCGTGCTCGACATCGCCACCCCGGCCGGCATGCGCAAGCATAACGAAGACCTCGGCCAGACGCTGGGTTATTGGGGCGTGCCGAGCGGTCCCTACTTGATGTTGCCCTTGCTGGGCCCATCTACGGTGCGTGATACCGTGGCCTTGCCGGGCGACTGGTGGGGTGATCCGTGGACCCATGTGGACGATGTGCCTTGGCGTACCGGCGGCATCGTCCTGCGCGCGGTCGACCAGCGCGCCAGCGTGCTGGACGCGTCGAACCTGCTGGAAGACGCCGCGCTCGACCGCTACGAGTTCATCCGTGACGGCTATATGCAGCGCCGCACCAGCAAGGTGCTCGACACGGACAAGGCGCAGGAACGCGCCGACAAGGTCCACGAAAAGCTGGAAAAGGTGCAAGAAAAGGTCGAATCGAAGCTGGGCGTGAAGCTGGGCCCGAAACCGGTCCCGGAAGACGGCGCGGACGAGCCTGCTCCGGCCCCCGCGGCAGGTTCGGCACCGAATAATCCGCCCGTACCGGCGCCCGTGTCATCCGAACCGGCCAGTAAATAG
- a CDS encoding ABC transporter ATP-binding protein, with translation MSNLVEIRDLHFSYGDRPILQNLSMDFPRGKLIAVMGGSGSGKTTVLRLIGGQIKAQRGTVAVNGEIVNQLDTDGLYRLRRKMGMLFQFGALFTDLTVFENVAFPLREHTELPEELIRDLVLMRLNAVGLRNAANLKPNEISGGMARRVALARAVALDPALIMYDEPFAGLDPISMGVTANLIRNLNDALGSTSIVVSHDVNETFMIADYVYFLSAGKIVAAGTPDEMRRSTDPYVKQFVNAEPDGPVPFHYPGKSLAEDLGLGGKR, from the coding sequence GTGTCCAACCTCGTCGAAATCCGCGATCTGCATTTTTCGTATGGCGATCGCCCGATCCTGCAGAACCTGAGCATGGACTTCCCGCGCGGTAAGCTGATTGCCGTGATGGGCGGCTCCGGCTCGGGCAAGACGACGGTGCTGCGCCTCATCGGCGGGCAGATCAAGGCGCAGCGCGGCACCGTCGCGGTGAACGGCGAGATCGTGAACCAGCTTGATACGGACGGCTTGTACCGCCTGCGCCGCAAGATGGGCATGCTGTTCCAGTTCGGCGCCCTGTTCACGGATCTGACCGTGTTCGAGAACGTGGCCTTTCCCCTGCGCGAGCACACGGAACTGCCGGAAGAACTGATCCGCGACCTGGTCCTGATGCGCCTGAACGCCGTCGGCCTGCGCAATGCGGCGAACCTCAAGCCGAACGAGATCTCGGGCGGCATGGCGCGCCGCGTGGCGCTCGCGCGTGCCGTCGCGCTCGACCCCGCCTTGATCATGTACGACGAACCGTTCGCCGGCCTCGATCCGATTTCGATGGGCGTGACCGCCAACCTGATCCGCAACCTGAACGACGCGCTGGGCTCGACGTCGATCGTCGTCTCGCACGACGTGAACGAGACCTTCATGATTGCTGACTATGTGTACTTCCTGTCCGCCGGCAAGATCGTCGCCGCGGGCACGCCGGACGAGATGCGCCGCTCGACCGACCCGTATGTCAAACAATTCGTGAACGCCGAGCCGGACGGGCCCGTGCCGTTCCACTATCCGGGTAAGTCGCTGGCCGAAGACCTGGGCCTGGGAGGCAAGCGATGA
- a CDS encoding dienelactone hydrolase family protein has protein sequence MMTKALVHIDSGAATMEGMLEVPHNALGVVLFAHGSGSSRLSPRNNHAAHVLRDAGIGTLLLDLLTPNEDRHYHNRFDISLLTTRLRTAAAWLGAEEATMALPLGLFGASTGAAAALQLAADPAVPVAAVVSRGGRPDLAGTDALRAVEAPTLLIVGGADTPVIALNEQAYAELGCVKRLVIVPGATHLFEEPGTLEEVARLATDWFKGQFAGD, from the coding sequence ATGATGACGAAGGCCCTGGTCCACATCGACAGCGGCGCGGCCACGATGGAGGGCATGCTGGAAGTGCCCCACAACGCGCTCGGTGTCGTCCTGTTCGCGCACGGCAGCGGCAGCAGCCGGCTCAGTCCGCGCAACAACCACGCGGCGCACGTGCTGCGCGACGCCGGCATCGGCACCCTGCTGCTCGACCTGCTCACGCCGAACGAGGACCGGCACTACCACAACCGCTTCGACATCTCCCTGCTGACGACCCGCCTGCGCACCGCCGCCGCCTGGCTGGGCGCGGAGGAGGCGACCATGGCCCTGCCGCTCGGCCTGTTCGGCGCGAGCACGGGCGCGGCGGCCGCGCTGCAGCTGGCGGCCGACCCGGCGGTGCCCGTCGCGGCCGTCGTGTCGCGCGGCGGGCGGCCGGACCTCGCCGGCACCGACGCGCTGCGCGCCGTCGAAGCGCCCACCTTATTGATCGTGGGCGGCGCCGACACGCCCGTCATCGCCCTGAACGAGCAGGCTTATGCCGAGCTGGGCTGCGTGAAACGGCTGGTGATCGTGCCCGGCGCCACCCACTTGTTCGAAGAACCGGGCACGCTGGAAGAAGTGGCGCGGCTTGCGACCGACTGGTTCAAAGGGCAGTTCGCGGGTGACTGA